In a single window of the Candidatus Kaiserbacteria bacterium genome:
- a CDS encoding cysteine hydrolase: MKPALLIIDLQKDFFESVELNAIQSDLVPKINILSGIIREHGVPIIWVRQEMKPDGSDAFIGDRKLGKRFVVAGTEGSKLLDGLDHQTYDLEIIKRRYSPFYKTNLDEMLQALGIDTLIISGINTHACVRMAVIDAYQRDYEVILALDCINSWDEEHHVVTIKYLSGKISAPMTNLQIKDFLEKDGSNILP; the protein is encoded by the coding sequence ATGAAACCAGCTTTACTCATCATTGATCTTCAAAAGGATTTTTTTGAGTCAGTAGAACTTAATGCAATTCAAAGTGATTTAGTTCCAAAGATAAATATTCTGTCTGGAATAATACGGGAGCATGGCGTACCGATCATTTGGGTCAGGCAGGAAATGAAACCTGATGGAAGTGATGCCTTCATAGGCGATCGCAAATTAGGTAAGAGATTTGTTGTTGCTGGAACTGAAGGGAGCAAGCTTTTGGATGGTCTTGACCATCAGACGTACGATTTAGAAATTATTAAAAGGAGGTATAGTCCGTTCTATAAAACTAACCTTGATGAGATGCTTCAGGCGCTTGGAATAGATACACTCATCATATCAGGGATCAATACGCATGCATGCGTCAGAATGGCAGTAATAGATGCATATCAGAGAGATTACGAGGTGATCCTTGCTTTGGATTGTATCAATTCATGGGATGAGGAGCATCATGTGGTTACGATAAAGTATCTTTCTGGAAAAATATCAGCGCCAATGACTAATCTGCAGATTAAAGATTTTCTAGAGAAGGATGGTTCTAACATCCTCCCATAA
- a CDS encoding HAD-IIB family hydrolase codes for MKTWLIGSDLDGTLIYPDNSPEVNLGTKAFNLIIQKHRESHTLAYVTGRHLERAKEGVKEAGLIEPDFYICDVGTTIYEQNVLTGAFSLDQVYRDQLTKSWQETTKDKLIDWLQNFPFLTLQEDNRQGEFKLCYYVSSDIERESFENSVIKQITEEFKLQAIYSTDPNNNIGYLDILPKGASKESALNFLAQKTNISKDRIVYAGDSGNDLAVCKAGIKFIIPQKASEEVNSFFLSPENSSCIYYKVTEPFCFGLLEGLRYFKVF; via the coding sequence ATGAAAACTTGGCTGATTGGAAGCGACTTGGATGGAACACTGATCTATCCAGATAATTCTCCTGAAGTAAATCTGGGTACAAAAGCTTTTAACTTAATAATCCAAAAGCATAGAGAATCACATACTTTAGCCTACGTAACTGGCCGTCACCTTGAAAGAGCTAAAGAAGGAGTAAAAGAAGCTGGTCTTATTGAGCCAGATTTTTATATCTGTGATGTCGGAACCACTATCTATGAACAAAATGTCTTAACTGGAGCTTTTTCTCTTGACCAAGTTTATAGGGATCAACTTACAAAATCTTGGCAAGAAACCACAAAAGACAAATTGATTGATTGGCTACAAAATTTTCCTTTCCTTACCCTACAAGAAGATAATAGACAGGGTGAATTTAAACTGTGTTACTACGTTTCTTCCGACATTGAGCGTGAATCATTTGAAAATTCTGTTATTAAACAGATAACAGAGGAATTTAAACTTCAAGCGATATACAGCACTGACCCAAATAATAATATTGGCTACTTAGATATCCTTCCTAAAGGAGCATCTAAAGAATCTGCATTAAACTTTCTAGCTCAAAAGACTAATATTTCTAAAGATAGAATTGTCTATGCTGGAGACAGTGGTAACGACTTAGCTGTCTGCAAAGCGGGAATAAAATTTATCATTCCTCAAAAAGCCAGTGAGGAAGTTAATTCTTTTTTCTTATCACCAGAAAATTCTAGTTGTATTTATTATAAGGTTACAGAGCCCTTTTGCTTTGGTTTACTTGAAGGACTCCGTTACTTTAAAGTCTTTTAG
- a CDS encoding NUDIX hydrolase produces MAHLNYYVDLCTDAYIVNDKAVLLRLHEKYNFWIAPGGHVDPGEDINEAVLREVWEEVGLKVELIGPSTWTKQDFDINKDLVPPIFVNRHSINEHHDHSSFIFFAKSNSREIKPQEEASKNAQCVWVTKEELNQMHTNDERLRDDVYRYASVALELVK; encoded by the coding sequence ATGGCTCATTTAAATTATTATGTCGATCTTTGTACTGATGCGTATATCGTGAACGACAAAGCCGTGCTTTTACGTTTACACGAAAAATATAATTTCTGGATTGCTCCAGGTGGTCATGTGGATCCAGGAGAAGATATTAATGAGGCAGTACTTCGAGAAGTTTGGGAGGAGGTTGGTTTGAAAGTCGAATTGATCGGACCAAGTACGTGGACCAAACAAGACTTTGACATCAATAAAGATTTGGTACCACCGATCTTTGTTAATAGACATTCAATTAACGAGCACCACGACCATTCCTCCTTTATTTTTTTTGCAAAGTCGAATAGTCGTGAAATAAAACCCCAAGAGGAGGCAAGTAAAAATGCTCAGTGTGTTTGGGTAACAAAAGAAGAATTAAATCAAATGCATACAAACGATGAACGTTTACGTGATGATGTATATCGCTATGCATCAGTCGCTCTTGAACTTGTTAAATAA